The following is a genomic window from Myxococcales bacterium.
AAGCTTCTTCCGAAGTTTTCTTGAGTGTATCGAGGTTCCAATTTTCTACCAATTGGCGAACTGGGCTGGTGCCCAAAAAACAATAGGCCGCAATTTCAATGCCAGCTTCTTGTTGTATGCGCACGATGGGCTCAATATCTTTCTTAAGTGTACGCGCAGCGCAGTTAAGTTTGATAGAAAGTCGATTTTGAGCCGCGAATTTGGCCAGCGCTAAAACGTCATTGTAGGCTCTTGGACCCGCGCCCGGGAGCCCAATGTCTGCGATAGTGATGCCCAATCGATCCATAAGCTTTAAAAGCTCAATTTTTTTCTCGATGCTCGGATCATGGATTGATGGAGATTGAATACCGTCTCTTAGTGTCTCGTCGCACAATTCAACGGCAGGAAAAAAATTTTCTTTTTGGTAAGTATTCCAATCGAAAACCAAATCATATTCGCTCATAAGCGCTCCTTATCTATAGAAAAGATTGTATCAGAAGTGCTATGCCTTGACCGCCGCCAATACAGGCTGAGCCAAGTCCTAAAGCATTGCTTGACGTTTTAAGTGAGTGAAGTAAATGAGCGCTAATACGTGCGCCAGATGCGCCAAGAGGGTGACCAATCGCAATGGCTCCACCATGAATATTCAGTTTATTTTCGTCAATTTTTAATTCTTTTTTTACCGCGAGCACCTGCGGAGCAAATGCTTCATTGACTTCTATCATGCTCATATCTGCAAGGTCTAGTTGAGACTTTTCTAGGCATTGCTTGATGGCTGGAACAGGGCCAATTCCCATTATTTTTGGATCACAGCCGGCTATGCCAAAATTGATCAGCTCTCCTAAAGGATTAAGGCCATGTTTCATGGCAAATGATTCTCTGCACATGATCAAGGCTGCTGCTCCATCGCAAATACCTGAGGCAGCTCCAGCGTGAATGACTCCATCCGCTTTAAAAACTTTAGGAAGTTTTTTTAATGCTTCAAGAGTTGTGGTGGGCCGAGGGTGTTCATCGTGCTCAAGTATCTGTGGTCTTTTGGAAGAACCACATTCAATGGGGCTTATTTCATCTGAATATTTACCTTCTTTTAAAGCTTGAGCGTAGCGTGTTTGGCTTAAGACAGAATACTCATCAACCTCGTCTTGGCTTATTTCGTATTTGATCGCTAAATTTTCAGCTGTAATGGCCATGGGCATGTTGACATAGGTATCATTGAGACTTTCCCAAAGACTGTCTTCCAGTTTTCCCTGGCCCAAACTCAAACCTTTGCGAGCCCCTCGAATAATATGGGGAGATTGACTTAGATTTTCTGCCCCTCCTACCAACACACACTGGCTTTCTTTTGATGAAAGCAGGCGAGCCCCTTGAATGATGGCCTCAAAGCCTGATCCGCATAAACGATTTACAGTGAGCGCTGGCACCGAATTGGGAATTTCACATTCAAGCCCAATGTGCCGTGCAAGATAAAGCGCATCTTTTGAAGTTTGTAAGACGTTGCCAAAGATAACGTGTTCAATATGCTCAGGAGCTAAATGTGCGCTCGTCAGAGCGGCTTTTGAAGCATGCACACCAAGTTTAGTTGCGCTGAGCTTTTCTAAGGATCCGAGATAGGTGCCAAAGGGATTTCTTTTGGCTGCTACAAAAAATATTTTCTCATCACTGAGTTTCTTCATGCAATGCCTCGTCAATCAAAAGTTAGAATCTTTTAAAAAACAAAGATGAGGATTGTTTTATGCGAAAATTATGCGTGTTGTGAACTCATACTCTTAAATTTTTTGAAAAGTGATAACAAATTTTAAAATTAAAAATCAAACAGCAAATTTCTTAATTTTAATCAGTGAAATTGCTTAGTTGGTTGGCGGATAAAAAAGTATATTTATTACGGTTTAGGTAATAAAATGATAACATGGTGTACCTGCTAGTAAATTTTTTAAAAAAACATAGAGATATGTGATGGTTGATGTAGTTAAAGATCGTAAAGAAACTCGCATCAATGAGAAATTGTCACCACTATTTCTTAGTTTAGTCGTGTTGATTACGGTGTGTTTATTGGCTTTGAGCTTTTATTTGCGTGTTAGTTATTTTTACTCGACCGACAAAGCTTTTATTTATGAGCAAGTTACTCCTAAAGTTCTCAAACAATTTGAGGGTTTTCCCGATCTGATAACAGTGGGGCTTAATATAGAGCAGTTTCAGGTATTTGATGTCGCCAAAGATAACTTTGAGTTTTCGGGGACTTTATGGTTTTCCATGGGTAAGGGGTCTCTATCCTTAGAAACTCTAGAAAAATTTCGCTTTGATCGTGGTACTATTTTGCATCGCTCAGAACCTAATATGAGTATTAGCCGCAACAGTATCATTGTGCGCTATTTGGTGCGTGTTGCTTTTAATTCTGGGCTTAATTTTCAAGATTTTCCACTTGATGATCACCTGGTAACCCTTATTTTAAGCAATCCATTTTTGGAGCCTGAAGAAGCACTGTTTGATACTTCAACAGCAAATTTTACGATTGATTCAGAGCTTCAGCCTTTTGGGTGGGAGCTGAACACTAAATCAGCGCGTACTGGATTTGCGAGTGTCCATTTATCCGAGCAACAAAATAGTTTTGTTTTTTCTCAACCAGTTGTTCAATTTAGTTTAGAAGTAGAACGTTATGGTATAAGATTTTTATTGACTATATTGTTACCAATTATTCTGATTTTTTGTATTATGTGTTTTTCCTTGGCATTAGAGCCTACTCAAAGCTTATCTATAGCATCAGGTGGAGTTACAGCTATTATAGCTTATCGCTTTGTTATCGAACAACTTTCACCTAAATCTGGTGATCTAATGCTCTCTGATAACTTCTTTTTTCTTATACTAGCCGGCGCTTTGATGCTTTTTGTTTTAATAAGTTTAGATATTTTTTTAGGTGGACTAAAAATGTATGTTAAAAAAATATCTTTAGTCGTTATAAATTTATTTATCCTGGGAGTTTCTATAACGCTTCTTTTGCCGTGAGTTAGTCGTGAAAAAAATTTTTAAAAATATATTATTGTTTATTATTCCAGCAGTTCTTGCAGGAATCACATTTGGAATTACAACGTATTTTGTATTTTCACCTAAACCAGTAAAAGAATATAAAACACTTCATGAAATAACTGACTATGCAAATACGCTGCCCGAGCAGCCTCCTTCCGATGATAATAATTGGTTGGATCCCTATTACGTTAAATTTGATGAAAGTCGATTGCCAGCTTGGCCCATGCGTTTTTTGGCGTGGCTTAAACTTGGGCAGTCGCAGCCTTGGAGCCCCCAATTTTTGGCATCCCAAATGATAAAGTTGAGTCTGGAAAGTAAAAAATTAGGCAGGGAAGATGGTAGTAAAAATATAATTCATATTAAGGCAAATGGTTCCGTATCAGCCTATATTTTTGGCGACGTTCAAGGTGCGTTTCACTCTATGGTGAGAAATCTAAATTATTTAAAGAAAAGAGGTGTGATAAATAATGAATTAGAAATCATAGAACCAAAAGTTTTCTTTGTATTTAATGGTGATTATATAGATAGATCGGCTTACAATGTAGATTCACTTATATTAATGACAATTCTTTTGGAAAAAAATCCTGAGCGCGTGATCTACCTCCCAGGCAATCACGAATACAATGGGCACTGGGAGGATTTTGGACTTAAAAGAGAATTATTTATTAGAGGCAGGGCGTTGTCGCATCAGGAAATACCTTTTAAAAGACAGGTTCTTACATTCTTTAAAACTCTTCCGCAGTCTGTGTATATAAGCGGCGAAGACGACACAGCCGAAGTTATCAGAATATCATTTCATCCAAAGAGTGATTTAAAATATGATGAAAGTGCTATTTCTACCGATATTGTTGAGCATGAAAAAAATGTCGAAAATATTGATTTAAAAAATGTGAAGAAATCTGAAAAAAGTATTGATGTAATTGCAAGTTTTCAGACTGAAAATTGGCGTCTTCATAATCGCATAAAAAAAGGATTAGGCTTTCTAGACCAGGATCATGGAGCTTCTGCTTGGGCTGTTTTGTCTTCACCAATATTGGTTCATAAAAAATATTTAGATTTTCATTCTGATGCTTTTGTTAGACTTGATGTCGGAGGGAAAGTGTCTGATGCGAGCATAACGCTCTTTCATCAAGATACAAGGATGATGCGAGGCTATGAGATTAACAGTCCGCTCAATGTTGTGACCGGGAAATTAGCTCTTTTAAATCAATCAAACGAGCCACGTCAGGTAATAAAGCTTGCATCGAGTATGTCGTTAGTCCAAGGAGTTCCAACTATGGGGCAGATGGCAAAACTAGGGCTTAATGTAGCTGTTAATCATGCTAATAGAACTCATGAAAATGAGACACCTGTATACAGGTTGTATATTGATAACGATAATTATATTCCGCAATTGGCTCGAAATAACGTCGAGTCATACTTAAAAATGGGGATAAAATACATACTATTTCCTGTAGGTACTCCAACAACGCTTTCTTATGTGGATGAATTACAAAAAAATGACGCACTTCTTCTTTTTCCTATCACGGGAGCAGAGGCTTTAAGAAACAATAGCTACAAAAATATTATAAATTTTAGAGTAGGTTATATGAGTGAAGCTATTGAATTGGTGAAGCATTTAAAAAAAGAATACGGGGTAGTTAAGTTTGCATTTTTATATCAGAACGATAGCTTTGGATTGCCAATTTTTAAAACAGCGGTCAAAGAACTCCATAAGATGGGGCTTAACTCTGTTGTGCCATTACCCTATACAAGGGGCAATATTAGTTTTGATACGCAGATAAAAGAACTACAAAAAACTCAGCCGGATGCTTTAGGATTTTTTTGTACAGCAAAAGCAGCGAGGGAGTTTATTCGCCAAGCGGGCATCAATGTTGTTGCCAATATGAAATTATTTGGAATTTCTTTTGCGGGTGAATTAACGATAAAGAATTTTGCGGCTCGTAATGGAATTGATATTCTTTTTGCCGCTGTTGTTCCAAATCCAAAAACAAGTGCTTTACCTATTGTTGTAGATTACCGTGAGACTCTTGACGAACTTGATTTACCCTACGATGTCTACTCCTTGGAAAGCTATATAATGGCTCGACTTTTTATTGAAGTAGTTGAAAACATCGGTAGTCAAGTTACTCCGCAAAAAGTGTTACAAAAACTAACTTCTTTGAAAAACTACAATTTCTATGGACTAAATCTCAGTTATAATCCTAAAAATCAAACTTTAAATGAGTTTATGTGGCTCGAGACAAAAGCAGATGAAGACTGGCAGCGAGTGTCGACAACAAAAATGGAATATGAACGATGACAAAGCAGGCTTTTGGCCGCTTAAACGATGTGCTATAGGTGGCTGTACCAAATTTAATTGATTAGTTATTGTTAGATGAATGTAAATTTAAATCCTCGTATGGTCTGAGATAAATTTATCTTTTTGAGATGTTTGTAAAGTTCACGTTATTATTGCTTTGGTGCGCAGTGGGAGTAAGAGCGAATGATTAAAAAAATATTGGCGCTATGTCTGGCACTTTTTTTGAGCCAAGGTCTGTTTTCTAAAGAGATTGTAGTGGGAGTAGAATTTATTACTCCAAAAGAGTGGGCAGTGATGTTTACTCCTCTCGTTTTGAGTGATCCGATCAGCGCAAAGCTCGCTGTGGAATACCGTCTTCACCGAAAATTAAATTTAGTTTTTCCTCTTGAGGCAAAATGGATGGATTATCGCTGGGCAATTAAGGGCGTTGGGAGTCTATTTAGCGACGCTGATGTGCCTGAGTACTGGTATCGCCCCGATGCCGTTATTAAACCAGGATGGAATTTTGATTATTCACAAATTCATTTTTCAGGGGGAGCTGGAGTTAAATATTTTCCTTTTGGAGAATCCATGAATGATGCATTTTTTATCAAAACTACAGCATTGATTGGCATGGAAAGACTTGATGCCTTTGGGGCAGAGGGAATAAGGGATGGGCTTATTTTTACCCATACGCTTACATTGGGTTATACGTGGGTGAAAGATTTTTTTGCTTTTGGTTTTGAAGTAGGTGAAGAGTGGACCTATCACACTAATCCTATCGCCAAGATGCCGCGACTTTTTGCCGGCTTTTCTCCAGTCTTACAAGCAACCTTGGGTTTTACACTTTAATTTTTTTAGCTAGTTGGGAGAAATGAATGAAAACATATTCTCCCATATTGTCGACGATCAAGCAGGAATGGTCGATATCAGCAATAAAAGAACGACTCTACGTCAAGCTCAAGCACGTGGGCGTGTAAAAATTCCTGCTAAGCTTAGAGAGCAATTGTCCAAAAGTTCTCAGGTTAATCAAAAAGGTCCGGTTTTTCAGACCGCCATTTTGGCTGGCACCATGGCCGTAAAAAATACGGCTCAGCTTATTCCCTTATGTCATAACATCAGTTTGAGCAGCATTAAGTTTGATATTTCTTTAAAAGATTGTGTCATTGAAATTAATTGTTTCGTAAAAACACAGGCCAATACCGGTGTGGAAATGGAAGCCCTCACAGGGGTGAGTGTTGCAGCGCTCACTATCTTTGACATGTGTAAATCCATTTCTTCGGAAATAGTCATAGAGGACATCCATGTTGTTAAAAAGACGGGAGGAAAGCATGACTACACTGCCAAAACTTAAGGGGCTTGTTTTAGGAGGCGGTAAGAGTTCGCGTATGAAAGAGCCAAAAGCCTGGATAAATTATAGCGGCCTTCCACAATGGAAAAGATGTGAAGAAATTTTATCATTGGTATGTGATGAAGTGTTTTTTTCCACTTCGCCTTTATTAACTAAGCCGATAGATGTCGATAATGAGCGCTTAATAGAGGATATTTTTGTAAAGCCATGCGGTCCCTTGGGAGGAATAATTTCGGCCTTTTATGCCATGCCAAATAATGCATTTTTTGTGTTGGCTTGCGATATGCCTAAATTTAACGAGAATGCTGTTCAGTTTTTACTTTCCAGGCGCTCTTTAGAGCATTTGGCGACGGTGTTTGTTAATCAACAAGAAAACATTGAGCCATTATGTGGTATCTATGAACCTGCCATTTTTCCACATCTGCTAAAAATGTGGAGTCAGAAGAAAAATTGCCCCAGAAAGATTCTATCGTGTCTCGACGTAAAGCGTATTGCTCCTCAAGATTTTTCTTGGCTAAAAAATATTAATTTTCCACATGAGATTGAATCAGACGATTCTAAAAAAAAGCTTAGGCTTAACTTTTATGCAAGCCTAAGAGAGAGCATGGGGTGCTCTAGCATGGAGTTTCATAGTCAAGCATCAAATGTGGCAGAATTATTTAGTGAAATCTCGCGTATCTATAATCTTTCTCTCAATGATACCGCCGTGCGTTTTGCCAAAAATAACGCATTGGTCGATGCGCGATGTGCGATACACGATGGAGACAGTATTATTTTTATTCCTCCTGTCTCGGGTGGATGATTGGATGAAAAAAGGATATCTGATGAGTTTAAAAGAAAAAATATTGATAGCAGTAATTGGATTGGCAGGTTTTTTTGTTAACGCTCAAAATACCAATGATGCCCAACTTCAAAAGCTAGAGGTTCCCAAAAAAGCTTCCTCTACCCAATCTCAAACTGTGGCTACAACAAACACTCAAACTACTTCTAAAAATTCTAATACATCTATGAATGCTGCTGAGGCTTTTAAATTTGAGTTAGAAAAATTGTTAGGCCAAGCTGTGCGCGACAAGCAGGGGAAAGTGCTTCATGTGATAGAAAACCAAAGCCAGACGCATTCCAAAGAGCACTATGTGATGGTGCGAGTGAAAAATTTTAAGATCAGAAAGAACGAAAAGGGACGCATTCGCGTGGTGCTTTGGGATGGTCCTGAAAATTATGGAAAAGAGAATATGAAGCCTTTTCGTTCGTCTTCTTATTGGGCCAAAGAAGCGCCTAATGGTGAGATGATTTTTAAAATTGGTGGGCTAGAGATTGGTAAACAGTATGCTTTTTTTGCTCACTTCGATAAAAGCAACAATGGAAAAGTAAACAGACTTTTTGGTATTCCAACTGAACCATATATTTTTAGCAATAATAAAAACCAAGGCAAAGGACCTGGCCTTACTCGCGAGGGGCTTTCTCCACCAAAATATGAAAATACTTTGGTGACATACACAACGCCTGGGCAAGAGATCGAGATGAGTTTTTGATTTCAAGAGAGATCCGTTATGCCTATTATTACGTTGTCATCCCTTTTTGAACCAGATCACGTGTCATCCCCGCCTGGCGCGGGGATGATAGCGGACAGAGGTGATGACATGTGATAGTGGTCAAAATAGTTTCGAAGGTTGTCAAAAAACTATTTTCAAAACAATCTCTTAATTATTGAGCTCGTTAATCAGGTCAATAAGTTTTTTTGAGTTTCTGATGGCTGTGACGGTAGCCCCATTTGCGGCCAGAGAAATTAAACTAAGCGAGCGAGCAAAACCTTCGCTCGCTTTTAGTGCTACAAGTTTACCGTTTCCTCCGAGCATAAAAGCTTTCATAGCTTCGCTCACAGCATTATCGATTCGCTGCAAGTGGTTATCGGATAGATTTGCATTATCACCGATACCTTCAGAACGTTGGATAATTCTTTCAATAATAAGCTTTAGATTACGTGCTAAAAAAAACTGATCTCGTGTTTTTTTCTCATTTTGCTTTAATCGAGCATCAAAAGCCGCTGTTGCTTGCGAAAAAGCTTGTGGGTCAATATCAACACGTTTCTGAATAGCATCAAGGCCAAGTTTGCTAAGTTCCAAAGAGTCGATAAAGGAAATATTTGCTTGCAATGTATCAGCTGCTCTGGCTTTTAGAGCATCGTGGTAATTAACACCGCTATGAGCTGAATCAAGCAGGCCTTCAATCTTTTTGAAAAACAAATCCAACATTTCTAAATCGCTTTTTGGGTAAAGGGCAGTGAAAATTTGCGAGCACATCAAGGCCAGTTGAGTTGCGTTTTTCTTAATTGTCTGGTTTTGGGCCTGAGAAAAATGTTTTTGTATCAAATAAAAAATATGCTTGCCTGTTAATCCCCTAGGAAAGAAGAGTTTATCTTTTGTTTCGCTGCTAGGGAATGAAATAAATTTTTTCGCTTTGCTTGAAAGCACAATAAGCTTGGGCCCAGTAAATTTTTGCACAAATTCTACATAATCTACAGATTCAGGAAGATTATCAATATCAACAACTACTAAATCATTTTGGCTGAAATTTTTATTAAATTTTTCTGCAGTATTTATGTAATATTTTTGTTGCTTTTTTGGCGAAAGATGAAAGAGATTGTCAATTTTATAAAGCTTTTCTAAATTTACAAAATGTAATTTCTGTTTGTTTTTAGCTGTTGGACGTTGAAGACGCATAAAAGCCGCTTCGATACTATGGTTGAGCTGTCGCTTTTCATGCTTTGATTCTGGCAGCGAAATAAAAATATTTTTTGATGGAATAGTTAATAGTTTTTCAAGTTCTTGAGCATCGGTGGCGATGTTTATACTTGGGCCCCCAGGAATGCTGTCATTAAGCTCTATTTGGGCATAATCCTTAAGAAGTTGTGTGGTGGCATCTACACTTGGCTCTGTCAGTACGCCTTCAGGTGTGGGCAAATGCTTTGCATCAATCTCACCCTGACAGGCACTCATAATAAAAATAAGATTAAAACTTGCTATAAAAAACAGTAACTTATCTGACATAGTTAAAATTCCAAAAACTAATAAATAGGCCATTAGTTTTATATTTTTATTTATTTCTTCATAAAATTTCATCGCCACTTCCATCGCTCATAATATTATAAAAAAACTATTTCAATACAGGTCTTGATTATCCATCAAGCTTTCAAAATTTTTTCTCAATAAATCAAGCTCTTGTATGAATAGATAGAAAGCTTGTGTTTCTTGATTGCTTTGCCAATCGTCACCAGAATATTCATCAGCGTTGTTTAACACAGTCTCCAAAGTATCAAAATTATCACTCACGAAATCGATCAGCTGCGCATTGCTAACAAAGCTTGGAGCAATTTGCCTTGGAGCGCGTGAAATAGAGTCGAGCTTGGGTAAGCTGTTAACGACATTTGCAATAAATATGGTGTCAGCTTTGATATCATCCTCTATAGTTTTATTATAACCTTCGAAAAGTTTACTTGCTGCAAGCTTTATCTGGGAAATGTCTGGATTTTCTAACCATTGTTTTAATGCCGCTTGACTGGCAATTTGCAATTTTAGCATATCATCAGGAGTCAGCTTTCCCCTTTTTACAGTTAACGCTATTTGGGTCAAAGCAGTGTGAAATTTTTGTTGAGTAAAGTTTATACCTTCAATGTAGGTGGCGAGTTTTCGCAACAAATCCGTTGAGTCCTTCTTGGTATCAGCTCGAACTCCGTTTTCGTTGCCATCAAAAAAGTTATCGGGAATTTTATCAGTTTTGCTTTTAATATTTTTTATCTCATCGGTCTGAGTTTTGATTTCACTAATGCTTTTGTTTTGGGTATCGATCTTATTTCCTACAGCATCTGTTACCGCTTGAGCAATGGCAGCTTTAAGCGGAGCTGGATCGATGCCTTTTAGGGCCTTGGTTGCAGCAGTGATAGCTTTTGTGAGTTCGTCGGTATTGGGGACAGCAAGTTTGGTGAAATTATCCGCCGCAGTTTTTATAGCATTATTGATGTCAGTAGGATCGATTTTAATCCCTTTGATATTTGTCATTGCCTCAGTGATAGCTTTTGTGAGCTCTGTGGTATCAGGCACAGCAAGTTTAGCGAAATTATCTGCCGCAGTTTTTATAGCATTATTGATATCAGTAGGATCGATCTTAATCCCTTTGATATTTGTCATTGCCTCAGTGATAGCTTTTGTGAGCTCTGTGGTATCAGGCACAGCAAGTTTAGCGAAATTATCTGCCGCAGTTTTTATAGCATTATTGATATCAGTAGGATCGATCTTAATCCCTTTGATATTTGTCATTGCCTCAGTGATAGCTTTTGTGAGCTCTGTGGTATCAGGCACAGCAAGTTTAGCGAAATTATCTGCCGCAGTTTTTATAG
Proteins encoded in this region:
- a CDS encoding thiolase family protein — encoded protein: MKKLSDEKIFFVAAKRNPFGTYLGSLEKLSATKLGVHASKAALTSAHLAPEHIEHVIFGNVLQTSKDALYLARHIGLECEIPNSVPALTVNRLCGSGFEAIIQGARLLSSKESQCVLVGGAENLSQSPHIIRGARKGLSLGQGKLEDSLWESLNDTYVNMPMAITAENLAIKYEISQDEVDEYSVLSQTRYAQALKEGKYSDEISPIECGSSKRPQILEHDEHPRPTTTLEALKKLPKVFKADGVIHAGAASGICDGAAALIMCRESFAMKHGLNPLGELINFGIAGCDPKIMGIGPVPAIKQCLEKSQLDLADMSMIEVNEAFAPQVLAVKKELKIDENKLNIHGGAIAIGHPLGASGARISAHLLHSLKTSSNALGLGSACIGGGQGIALLIQSFL
- a CDS encoding ABC transporter substrate-binding protein, with protein sequence MKKIFKNILLFIIPAVLAGITFGITTYFVFSPKPVKEYKTLHEITDYANTLPEQPPSDDNNWLDPYYVKFDESRLPAWPMRFLAWLKLGQSQPWSPQFLASQMIKLSLESKKLGREDGSKNIIHIKANGSVSAYIFGDVQGAFHSMVRNLNYLKKRGVINNELEIIEPKVFFVFNGDYIDRSAYNVDSLILMTILLEKNPERVIYLPGNHEYNGHWEDFGLKRELFIRGRALSHQEIPFKRQVLTFFKTLPQSVYISGEDDTAEVIRISFHPKSDLKYDESAISTDIVEHEKNVENIDLKNVKKSEKSIDVIASFQTENWRLHNRIKKGLGFLDQDHGASAWAVLSSPILVHKKYLDFHSDAFVRLDVGGKVSDASITLFHQDTRMMRGYEINSPLNVVTGKLALLNQSNEPRQVIKLASSMSLVQGVPTMGQMAKLGLNVAVNHANRTHENETPVYRLYIDNDNYIPQLARNNVESYLKMGIKYILFPVGTPTTLSYVDELQKNDALLLFPITGAEALRNNSYKNIINFRVGYMSEAIELVKHLKKEYGVVKFAFLYQNDSFGLPIFKTAVKELHKMGLNSVVPLPYTRGNISFDTQIKELQKTQPDALGFFCTAKAAREFIRQAGINVVANMKLFGISFAGELTIKNFAARNGIDILFAAVVPNPKTSALPIVVDYRETLDELDLPYDVYSLESYIMARLFIEVVENIGSQVTPQKVLQKLTSLKNYNFYGLNLSYNPKNQTLNEFMWLETKADEDWQRVSTTKMEYER
- the moaC gene encoding cyclic pyranopterin monophosphate synthase MoaC; this translates as MNENIFSHIVDDQAGMVDISNKRTTLRQAQARGRVKIPAKLREQLSKSSQVNQKGPVFQTAILAGTMAVKNTAQLIPLCHNISLSSIKFDISLKDCVIEINCFVKTQANTGVEMEALTGVSVAALTIFDMCKSISSEIVIEDIHVVKKTGGKHDYTAKT
- a CDS encoding NTP transferase domain-containing protein, which codes for MTTLPKLKGLVLGGGKSSRMKEPKAWINYSGLPQWKRCEEILSLVCDEVFFSTSPLLTKPIDVDNERLIEDIFVKPCGPLGGIISAFYAMPNNAFFVLACDMPKFNENAVQFLLSRRSLEHLATVFVNQQENIEPLCGIYEPAIFPHLLKMWSQKKNCPRKILSCLDVKRIAPQDFSWLKNINFPHEIESDDSKKKLRLNFYASLRESMGCSSMEFHSQASNVAELFSEISRIYNLSLNDTAVRFAKNNALVDARCAIHDGDSIIFIPPVSGG
- a CDS encoding DUF2141 domain-containing protein, translating into MKKGYLMSLKEKILIAVIGLAGFFVNAQNTNDAQLQKLEVPKKASSTQSQTVATTNTQTTSKNSNTSMNAAEAFKFELEKLLGQAVRDKQGKVLHVIENQSQTHSKEHYVMVRVKNFKIRKNEKGRIRVVLWDGPENYGKENMKPFRSSSYWAKEAPNGEMIFKIGGLEIGKQYAFFAHFDKSNNGKVNRLFGIPTEPYIFSNNKNQGKGPGLTREGLSPPKYENTLVTYTTPGQEIEMSF